In one Candidatus Nealsonbacteria bacterium genomic region, the following are encoded:
- a CDS encoding S1 RNA-binding domain-containing protein, whose amino-acid sequence MKELLEKNNFLKPAKIGDIIEGTVVGKGRSSIFLDLGAIGTGKIYGREFYQAKEKLKNLKIGDKIFSKIIELDAEEGFIELSVSGAFRELSFESLREKKEKGELIKIRILGANKGGLISEISGISAFLPVSQLASEHYPKVEGGDKAKILKELQEFIGQELDVKILDLFPEKEQIILSEKAKDLDKIKEILKSYKIGDVVKGEITGITNFGAFIKFPLSSKSSAKEKASSKKEQLEGLIHISELDWKIIEDPAETVKVGDKVKAKILDISNGKVSLSLKALKKDPWKGIEKKYKKGEIIKGKVTKLNPFGAFIQIDKEIQALCHVSEFEGEKMVDVLEIEKKYKFQILSIDEKEHRMSLKLIKDK is encoded by the coding sequence ATGAAAGAATTATTAGAAAAAAACAATTTTTTGAAACCGGCAAAAATCGGAGATATTATTGAAGGAACAGTTGTTGGTAAGGGAAGGTCCTCAATTTTTTTGGATTTAGGAGCAATTGGAACAGGAAAAATTTATGGAAGAGAGTTTTATCAAGCTAAAGAAAAATTAAAAAATTTAAAAATTGGTGATAAAATTTTCAGCAAGATAATCGAGCTTGATGCAGAAGAGGGATTCATTGAATTATCGGTAAGTGGGGCATTTAGGGAGTTATCTTTTGAAAGCCTTAGAGAGAAGAAGGAGAAAGGTGAATTGATAAAAATAAGAATTTTAGGAGCAAATAAAGGCGGTTTAATAAGCGAGATTTCAGGCATTTCTGCTTTTTTGCCAGTTTCTCAATTAGCAAGTGAGCACTACCCAAAAGTTGAGGGAGGAGATAAAGCAAAAATTTTGAAAGAGCTTCAAGAATTCATCGGTCAAGAGCTTGATGTAAAGATACTTGATTTATTCCCAGAGAAAGAACAAATTATTTTATCAGAGAAAGCAAAAGATTTAGACAAGATAAAAGAAATATTGAAAAGTTATAAAATAGGAGACGTTGTGAAGGGAGAAATTACTGGTATTACTAATTTTGGAGCATTTATTAAATTTCCCTTGTCCTCCAAATCCTCGGCGAAGGAGAAAGCTTCTTCCAAAAAGGAGCAGCTTGAGGGCTTAATTCATATTTCCGAGTTGGATTGGAAAATCATCGAGGACCCAGCAGAAACTGTTAAAGTAGGTGATAAAGTAAAAGCAAAAATTCTTGATATATCTAACGGTAAGGTTTCTTTATCTCTAAAAGCCTTAAAAAAAGACCCCTGGAAAGGCATTGAGAAAAAATATAAGAAAGGCGAAATAATTAAAGGCAAGGTAACTAAACTTAATCCTTTTGGAGCTTTCATTCAAATAGATAAAGAGATTCAAGCACTTTGTCACGTTTCTGAGTTTGAAGGCGAGAAAATGGTAGATGTTTTAGAGATAGAGAAAAAATACAAATTCCAAATTTTATCAATTGACGAGAAAGAACATCGAATGAGTTTAAAATTAATCAAGGATAAGTAA
- a CDS encoding DUF4446 family protein — MFKFLKKKKEPKNLKEILSQFNDIKGSFSRISKKLKDLENKNKFSIQGIGVVRFNPFKESGGDQSFSIALLDGNKDGVVISSLYGREGNRVFAKPIKNGRSEYLLTEEEKRAIEQAKKNGKNK, encoded by the coding sequence ATGTTTAAGTTTTTAAAAAAGAAAAAAGAACCCAAGAACTTAAAAGAAATTTTATCTCAATTTAATGATATAAAGGGAAGTTTTAGTAGAATCTCCAAAAAGCTGAAAGATTTGGAGAACAAGAATAAATTTTCGATTCAAGGAATAGGTGTAGTCAGATTTAATCCTTTTAAAGAAAGCGGCGGAGACCAAAGTTTCTCAATTGCCCTTTTAGATGGCAATAAGGATGGAGTGGTCATCAGTAGTCTCTATGGGAGAGAGGGAAATAGAGTTTTTGCAAAGCCAATAAAAAATGGTAGGTCAGAATATTTACTGACCGAAGAAGAAAAAAGGGCAATAGAACAAGCAAAAAAAAATGGTAAAAACAAATAA
- the ftsH gene encoding ATP-dependent zinc metalloprotease FtsH, with translation MKILVKNFLLILFIFLTISALFSLFFQPLKEIKELSITQLIEDINQDKVEKITVSGDEIEAIYKDETIAKSKKEPEASLFESLINYGVEKEKLVQLKVDIKERGGNWSWLGPVLFSVLPVLLFGVFFWMIFRQAKSGAMQAFDFTKAKARLFGAEGHPKEKISFKDVAGQKEAKEELKEVVDFLKNPKKYLKMGARIPRGILLLGPAGVGKTLLARAVAGEANVPFFHTSGSTFVELFVGTGAARVRDLFATAKKSASCLVFLDELDAVGRMRGAGIGGGHDEREQTLNQLLVEMDGFERDTNVIVISATNRPDILDPALLRPGRFDRRVVLDLPDINDREEVLKIHCRGKPLALDVGLREVAERTPGFSGADLANIANEAAILAARRNKTQIFQEEFLESIEKVLLGPERKSHILSKKEKEIAAFHEAGHGLVSSFLLEAEPVRKISIIARGFAAGYTLKMPKEEKRIKTKTEFLAEMATLLGGYVAEKLKFGQITTGAADDLKKASGLARRLVKKYGMSKLGPVSFGEKEELIFLGREISEQRNYSEKVAALIDKEVEKFIKDAEKRAKKILLKKKKLLEKIAKTLIEKETIEKEEFEKLIKKKEVKTFKTSKPTRKKEKSIKVKVKSL, from the coding sequence ATGAAAATTTTAGTTAAAAATTTTTTACTCATTTTATTCATTTTTCTAACAATATCTGCCCTTTTTAGTTTATTTTTCCAGCCGCTGAAAGAAATAAAAGAATTATCAATTACCCAACTGATTGAAGATATTAATCAGGATAAAGTTGAAAAAATTACTGTTTCTGGAGATGAGATTGAAGCAATATATAAAGATGAAACAATAGCTAAATCCAAGAAAGAACCAGAAGCTTCTTTGTTTGAGTCATTAATAAACTATGGAGTAGAGAAAGAAAAGTTAGTTCAACTTAAGGTTGATATAAAAGAAAGAGGTGGAAATTGGAGTTGGCTTGGACCTGTTTTATTCTCAGTGCTTCCTGTTTTACTTTTTGGTGTCTTTTTTTGGATGATTTTTCGGCAAGCTAAAAGTGGAGCGATGCAGGCTTTTGATTTTACTAAGGCAAAAGCTAGATTATTTGGAGCAGAAGGTCATCCAAAAGAAAAAATTAGTTTTAAAGATGTTGCCGGTCAAAAAGAGGCAAAAGAGGAATTAAAAGAAGTAGTAGATTTTCTTAAAAATCCAAAAAAATATTTGAAAATGGGAGCGAGAATTCCAAGAGGAATATTGCTCTTAGGCCCAGCCGGGGTAGGAAAAACTTTGTTAGCAAGGGCAGTAGCCGGGGAAGCTAATGTTCCTTTTTTCCATACTTCAGGTTCCACTTTCGTAGAGTTGTTTGTGGGAACAGGAGCTGCTAGAGTTAGGGATTTATTTGCTACTGCAAAAAAGAGCGCTTCTTGCTTGGTGTTTTTGGATGAACTTGACGCTGTAGGTCGTATGAGAGGAGCGGGAATTGGTGGAGGACATGATGAAAGGGAACAAACTCTAAATCAATTATTAGTGGAAATGGATGGTTTTGAAAGAGATACCAATGTCATAGTTATCAGTGCGACCAATCGCCCTGATATTTTGGACCCTGCACTTTTACGTCCTGGTAGATTTGATAGAAGGGTAGTTTTAGACTTACCAGATATTAATGACAGGGAAGAAGTTTTAAAAATTCATTGTAGGGGAAAACCATTAGCTTTAGATGTGGGCTTGAGAGAAGTTGCTGAAAGGACTCCCGGATTTTCTGGAGCAGATTTAGCAAACATTGCTAACGAAGCAGCAATTTTAGCTGCAAGAAGGAACAAAACCCAAATTTTTCAAGAAGAATTTTTAGAGTCTATTGAAAAAGTTTTATTGGGCCCTGAGAGAAAAAGCCATATCTTATCAAAAAAGGAGAAAGAAATAGCTGCTTTTCATGAAGCAGGTCATGGTTTGGTTTCTTCTTTTCTTTTAGAAGCAGAACCTGTTAGAAAGATTTCAATTATTGCCAGGGGATTTGCGGCTGGTTATACCTTAAAAATGCCCAAAGAGGAAAAGAGGATTAAAACAAAAACAGAATTTTTAGCAGAGATGGCAACTTTGCTTGGAGGATATGTTGCTGAGAAATTAAAATTCGGCCAGATCACAACTGGAGCTGCCGATGATTTAAAAAAAGCTTCTGGTTTAGCTAGAAGATTGGTTAAAAAATATGGAATGTCTAAGTTAGGGCCAGTTTCTTTTGGTGAAAAAGAAGAATTAATTTTTTTAGGAAGAGAGATTTCAGAACAAAGGAACTATTCTGAAAAAGTCGCTGCTTTAATTGATAAAGAAGTAGAAAAATTTATCAAGGATGCTGAAAAAAGAGCCAAAAAAATCTTATTGAAAAAGAAAAAATTATTAGAAAAGATTGCAAAAACCTTAATTGAGAAAGAAACAATTGAAAAAGAGGAGTTTGAAAAATTAATTAAAAAGAAAGAGGTAAAAACATTCAAAACTTCAAAACCAACCAGAAAAAAAGAAAAATCAATTAAAGTAAAAGTTAAAAGTTTATAA
- a CDS encoding MBL fold metallo-hydrolase: protein MQIIWYGHSLFQITTNPERNSQVKIVIDPYDKSIGLRVPKLEADIVLVTHQHHDHNNVAAVAGNPFLIEGPGEYEVKNIFIQGILSSHDNSQGKERGTNTIYTIESENIKLCHLGDFGQKELTDEQLEKIGEVDILMVPIGGNYTLSAKEAAKIMSQLEPKITIPMHYAIPKLKIKLDSLDNFLKVFGIKSLSPINKLSIKKKDISTDEAKIIVFKK from the coding sequence ATGCAAATTATTTGGTATGGTCATTCTTTATTTCAAATAACAACTAATCCTGAGAGAAACAGCCAGGTAAAGATTGTAATTGACCCCTATGATAAAAGTATTGGATTAAGAGTACCGAAACTTGAAGCTGATATTGTATTAGTTACCCATCAGCATCATGACCATAATAATGTTGCAGCTGTTGCTGGAAATCCTTTTTTAATTGAAGGACCTGGAGAGTATGAGGTAAAAAATATTTTCATTCAGGGAATCTTGAGTTCTCACGATAATTCTCAAGGAAAAGAAAGAGGCACAAATACAATATATACTATTGAAAGTGAAAATATTAAGCTTTGTCATTTGGGAGATTTTGGACAAAAAGAATTAACTGATGAGCAACTAGAAAAAATTGGTGAAGTTGATATTCTAATGGTTCCGATAGGAGGAAATTATACTCTTTCTGCAAAAGAGGCTGCTAAGATAATGTCTCAATTAGAACCGAAAATTACTATCCCAATGCACTACGCTATCCCAAAATTAAAAATTAAGTTAGATTCCTTAGATAATTTCTTAAAGGTTTTTGGGATAAAATCTTTATCCCCAATAAATAAACTTTCAATCAAGAAAAAAGATATATCAACTGACGAAGCAAAAATAATAGTTTTTAAAAAATGA
- the rplS gene encoding 50S ribosomal protein L19, whose product MKKVENIIKPFLKKDIPDVRPGDTVKVFQRIKEVPKKDKSSKREKGKEKIQIFEGIIIARKHKKEIGATITVRKVISGVGVERIFPLHLPTIKKIEIIRKSKVRRAKLYYLRKAKGKRARLKRKEFAKAIAEEKSKEEEIKKECTKEEPQEEQDETKKNSKN is encoded by the coding sequence ATGAAAAAAGTAGAAAATATTATAAAACCATTTTTAAAAAAGGATATTCCCGACGTTCGCCCCGGCGATACGGTAAAGGTTTTCCAGAGAATCAAAGAGGTTCCAAAGAAGGACAAATCTTCTAAGAGAGAAAAGGGTAAAGAAAAAATCCAAATCTTCGAAGGAATAATTATTGCCAGAAAACATAAAAAAGAAATTGGAGCTACAATCACGGTCAGGAAAGTAATCAGTGGTGTTGGGGTAGAAAGAATTTTTCCTCTTCACTTACCAACAATTAAAAAAATAGAAATAATAAGAAAAAGCAAGGTAAGGAGGGCAAAACTCTATTACCTAAGAAAAGCTAAAGGAAAAAGGGCAAGGCTAAAAAGAAAAGAATTTGCCAAAGCAATAGCAGAAGAGAAATCAAAAGAAGAAGAAATTAAAAAAGAATGTACTAAAGAAGAACCACAAGAGGAACAAGATGAAACCAAAAAGAACTCAAAAAATTAA